One stretch of Myxococcota bacterium DNA includes these proteins:
- a CDS encoding MarR family transcriptional regulator, producing the protein MVNRTANLLGVVGLALANRIEDGAREILNHAGETPAALVVIGYDLGPSNDQLRQILRLTHSGTVRLVDRLVADGLVERRDGRDKREVALYVTKRGRARREEILKGRLAAIRPLLAPLTSTEQETLASLLHKMLASMDTTDLERRTLCRLCDDRVCRNCPIPADFREADA; encoded by the coding sequence ATGGTCAACCGCACCGCGAACCTGTTGGGCGTCGTGGGGCTCGCCCTGGCCAATCGGATCGAGGACGGCGCTCGCGAGATCCTGAACCACGCCGGCGAGACTCCCGCCGCACTGGTCGTCATCGGCTACGACCTGGGGCCGTCCAACGATCAACTGCGACAGATTCTGCGCCTCACCCATTCCGGGACCGTGCGGCTCGTCGACCGGCTGGTCGCAGACGGGTTGGTCGAGCGTCGCGACGGGCGCGACAAGCGCGAGGTGGCGCTCTACGTCACGAAGCGAGGCCGCGCGCGGCGGGAGGAGATCCTCAAGGGGCGCCTCGCGGCGATCCGGCCGCTGCTGGCGCCGCTAACGAGTACCGAGCAGGAGACCCTCGCGTCGCTCCTGCACAAGATGCTGGCGTCCATGGACACGACGGACCTGGAACGCCGCACGCTCTGCCGGCTCTGCGACGACCGGGTCTGCCGAAACTGTCCGATCCCGGCGGACTTTCGGGAAGCGGACGCCTAG